In Populus nigra chromosome 10, ddPopNigr1.1, whole genome shotgun sequence, the following proteins share a genomic window:
- the LOC133704921 gene encoding uncharacterized protein At4g14450, chloroplastic-like — MSDTLRSSNSAAAQSRPSRLQRRRPASLQISPASSSSWNAAIPLLSPLITSPPAMDMKSRDDPPPPPRIQVTEGEKPVVFKKWQHPAAPFCYELAPFKPSFFVPV, encoded by the coding sequence ATGTCAGATACACTTCGAAGTAGTAACTCCGCCGCAGCACAGTCACGTCCCAGCCGACTCCAGCGGAGGAGACCGGCGTCCTTGCAGATCAGCCCGGCTTCTTCTTCTAGCTGGAACGCTGCGATTCCTCTTCTGTCTCCGCTTATCACGTCGCCTCCTGCGATGGATATGAAGTCTCGGGACGATCCGCCCCCACCGCCGAGGATTCAGGTAACGGAGGGGGAGAAGCCAGTGGTGTTCAAGAAGTGGCAGCATCCGGCGGCTCCTTTTTGTTACGAGCTGGCTCCGTTTAAGCCATCGTTTTTTGTGCCTGTATAG
- the LOC133704281 gene encoding protein PSK SIMULATOR 1-like has product MVAEAWILKMGNQVSSNLKHALLLESYKKKNSHSHSHNHNHPRNKQDSKEKQIIGILSFEVANALSKTVHLYKSLTDSEISKLKNEILKCEGVKNLVSNDESYLIQLALAEKLDDLNRVANVVSRLGKKCVEPALQGFEHVYADIISGVIDVKELGFLVKDMEGMVKKMERYVNATSNLYNELEVLNELEQATKKFQQNQHEESRRAFEQKLIWQKQDVRHLKEISLWNQTCDKVVELLARTVCTIYARISTVFEESKLQKKGPGAAEGACSSPPMKEECGEVSDHIGDLLSSQRISGPLRRAVTKRSSDGCQSGPIERAMMEKRETHFKPQIASRKGEVDLLFRTEDIVFPCGTSPGRLFLDCLSLSSSASKFDDDESCVVVDEDQRSQISRCYSVGNGSLKRENPSPSSCSNQGVSFSGDQRNARCGAMNNARFGAKSRLMVYAPPSTIGGSALALHYANVIIVIEKLLRYPHLVGEEARDDLYQMLPSSLRMSLRTNLKSYVKNLAIYDAPLAHDWKDTLDGILRWLAPLAHNMIRWQSERNFEQHQIVKRTNVLLLQTLYFADRGKTETAICELLVGLNYICRYEHQQNALLDCASSFDFEDCMQWQLQCRASFVD; this is encoded by the coding sequence ATGGTGGCAGAAGCTTGGATTTTGAAGATGGGAAACCAGGTAAGTAGCAATCTTAAGCACGCACTTCTTCTAGAATCTTACAAGAAAAAGAACAGCCACAGCCACAGCCACAACCATAACCACCCAAGAAATAAACAGGATtcgaaagaaaaacaaatcattggTATCTTGTCTTTTGAGGTTGCTAATGCTTTGTCTAAAACTGTACACCTTTATAAATCCCTCACTGATTCTGAGATCTCGAAGCTTAAAAATGAGATCTTGAAATGCGAGGGAGTCAAGAACTTGGTGTCCAATGATGAAAGTTACCTTATTCAGCTTGCTTTAGCTGAGAAACTTGATGACTTGAACAGGGTAGCTAATGTTGTTTCTAGGCTGGGAAAGAAGTGTGTCGAGCCTGCTTTGCAGGGTTTTGAGCATGTTTATGCGGATATTATTAGTGGGGTTATTGATGTGAAGGAATTGGGGTTTTTGGTTAAGGATATGGAGGGTATGGTTAAGAAGATGGAGAGGTATGTGAATGCGACTTCTAATTTGTATAACGAACTGGAGGTTTTGAATGAATTGGAGCAGGCTACCAAGAAATTTCAGCAGAATCAACACGAGGAGAGTCGAAGGGCGTTTGAGCAGAAACTTATTTGGCAGAAGCAGGATGTGAGGCATCTTAAGGAGATTTCTCTTTGGAACCAGACATGTGATAAGGTTGTTGAATTGCTGGCTAGGACTGTGTGCACTATTTACGCGAGGATCTCTACTGTTTTTGAGGAATCTAAGTTGCAAAAGAAGGGCCCTGGGGCTGCTGAAGGGGCCTGTTCCTCCCCTCCTATGAAGGAAGAATGCGGGGAGGTTTCAGATCATATTGGTGATTTACTTAGTTCGCAAAGGATTTCAGGACCGCTGAGACGGGCTGTTACCAAGAGAAGTAGCGATGGGTGTCAATCGGGACCCATTGAGAGAGCCATGATGGAGAAGAGGGAGACACATTTTAAGCCTCAGATTGCTTCACGGAAAGGTGAAGTTGATCTATTATTTCGAACTGAAGATATTGTTTTTCCATGTGGGACTAGTCCTGGAAGGCTTTTTTTGGATTGCCTCAGTTTAAGTAGTTCAGCTTCAaagtttgatgatgatgaaagcTGCGTTGTTGTGGACGAGGACCAGAGGAGCCAAATTTCCCGTTGTTATAGTGTTGGCAATGGTAGTTTGAAGAGAGAGAACCCAAGCCCTTCAAGCTGTTCCAATCAGGGTGTCTCTTTTAGTGGAGATCAAAGAAATGCCAGGTGTGGTGCGATGAATAATGCACGGTTTGGCGCCAAAAGTAGGTTGATGGTGTATGCTCCCCCTTCCACTATTGGAGGATCTGCCTTGGCCTTGCATTATGCAAATGTCATAATTGTTATAGAGAAGCTGCTACGCTATCCCCATTTAGTGGGTGAGGAAGCGAGGGATGACTTGTATCAGATGTTACCGTCAAGTTTAAGAATGTCTCTGAGGACTAACCTCAAGTCCTACGTGAAGAATCTTGCTATATATGATGCTCCACTTGCCCATGACTGGAAAGATACTCTTGATGGGATACTGAGGTGGCTTGCTCCTCTTGCTCATAACATGATCAGGTGGCAAAGTGAGCGTAATTTTGAGCAGCACCAAATTGTGAAGCGGACAAATGTTCTTCTGCTTCAGACATTGTATTTTGCTGACAGGGGAAAGACGGAGACAGCTATTTGTGAACTTCTTGTTGGGTTGAATTATATATGCCGTTATGAACATCAGCAGAATGCGTTGTTAGATTGTGCAAgtagttttgattttgaagacTGCATGCAATGGCAATTGCAGTGCCGAGCTTCTTTTGTTGattaa